AGTTGGAAAATTCGTACTGCAACGGATCTTTTTGATGGATCATCGTTAACTATTCCACCAGATGCATTTAGTTTAAAAAAGTATGTGGATAGGCATTTTAAGGGATATACTGTTTATTGCTGTTATGAATCGGGTTGTTGTGGCTTTAGTCATTATCGACATTTTATTTCATTTGGATGGCATGCAAAGGTTGTTAACCCTGCAGATGTTCATCGTCCAGCCAAGGCCCAGTTTCAAAAGACCGACAAGATCGATGCACGTATGTTATGTAAAGAATTAAAGGATGGCCGACTCAAAGGAATTCATGTTCCTTCAATAGAACGAGAGCAGTTAAGATGTTTGTTTCGTCGAAGAAATGAGCTGGTTAAAGAACATCGAAAAATAAAGACTCAAATAAAGATGCAATTGTTGTATTTGGGGATTGAAATTCCAAAGCCATTTGACAATAGTCATTGGTCTCATAATTTTAGAGATTGGTTAAGAAATTTGACTTTTGAATATCCTACAATGGATTATTGTTTTGAGACACGTCTTATTACCTATGAATATATAGATAAGCAAAAGCGAGATGTGAGTACAAAATTACGTGCCTATTGTCGTAAGCATTATAAGAAAGATTATTATTTATTACGATCAGTTCCGGGAGTAGGAGGCATAGTAGCTTGTGGATTATTATGTG
The nucleotide sequence above comes from Aureibaculum algae. Encoded proteins:
- a CDS encoding IS110 family RNA-guided transposase, giving the protein MKTKDTTRSKLFIGIDVHKRSWKIRTATDLFDGSSLTIPPDAFSLKKYVDRHFKGYTVYCCYESGCCGFSHYRHFISFGWHAKVVNPADVHRPAKAQFQKTDKIDARMLCKELKDGRLKGIHVPSIEREQLRCLFRRRNELVKEHRKIKTQIKMQLLYLGIEIPKPFDNSHWSHNFRDWLRNLTFEYPTMDYCFETRLITYEYIDKQKRDVSTKLRAYCRKHYKKDYYLLRSVPGVGGIVACGLLCELGDLRRFKNFKQLASYVGLVPWVHQSGDNLKTSGLTPRANRLMRSYLVEATWQALRFDPVMQAYYRSHSGKDVKRILVKVARKLLSRIHAVIRTEIPYEVGVVS